The following proteins are co-located in the Vigna angularis cultivar LongXiaoDou No.4 chromosome 2, ASM1680809v1, whole genome shotgun sequence genome:
- the LOC108329746 gene encoding adenylyl-sulfate kinase 3 isoform X1 has product MATLSNSTNIFWQDCQIGRAERQKLLNQKGCVVWITGLSGSGKSTLACSLSRELYSRGKLSYVLDGDNLRHGLNKDLGFRAEERTENIRRTGEVAKLFADAGLICVASLISPYRRDRDTCRSMLPDANFIEVFMNMPLELCESRDPKGLYKLARAGKIRGFTGIDDPYEPPLNCEIEIKQDGGVCPTPTVMAGQVVTYLEKEGFLEH; this is encoded by the exons ATGGCAACTCTGAGCAATTCAACAAATATCTTTTGGCAAGATTGTCAAATAGGCAGGGCTGAAAGGCAGAAGCTACTTAACCAAAAGGGATGTGTTGTATGGATTACTGGACTCAGCGGATCAG GAAAAAGCACATTGGCATGTTCCCTAAGCAGAGAACTGTATTCAAGGGGAAAGTTATCTTATGTCCTTGATGGAGATAACCTTCGGCATGGACTAAACAAAGATCTTGGTTTTAGAGCTGAAGAACGCACTGAAAACATTCGCAGGACTG gAGAAGTGGCAAAACTCTTTGCTGATGCTGGTTTGATATGTGTTGCCAGTCTGATATCTCCTTACAGAAGAGATCGAGACACTTGCCGATCCATGTTACCTGATGCGAATTTTATTGAG GTTTTCATGAACATGCCCCTAGAATTGTGCGAGTCACGAGATCCAAAAGGCCTCTATAAGCTTGCTCGCGCGGGCAAAATCAGAG GTTTTACCGGCATTGATGACCCATATGAGCCACCGTTAAATTGCGAG ATTGAGATAAAGCAGGATGGTGGCGTTTGTCCAACACCTACTGTGATGGCTGGACAAGTAGTTACTTACTTGGAGAAGGAAGGTTTTCTTGAACATTAG
- the LOC108326876 gene encoding uncharacterized protein LOC108326876 yields MKSMVTPLTRVSPFRHRNGHNTLPFFSHARYPSSPNFSFSPLSLTLSMAASPQSSAPAVSRGDANIDKDGVFQLIQEHQEKAARLSPVEEIRTVLDRSVRGMLSTFSKKFDGYPSGSMVDFACDANGYPILAVSDLAVHSKDLTANPKCSLLVARDPEDRTDLVITLHGDAITVPEKDKEAVRAAYLARHPNAFWVDFGDFKFLRIEPKVVRFVSGVATALLGSGEFTGDEYKSAKVDPIAQFSKPVASHMNKDHADDNKVIVQHWTSVPVDFAYLLDLDSLGFNVKAGYQGDTFKLRVPFPRRAEDRKDVKTLIVEMLQAAGPKAE; encoded by the exons ATGAAGAGCATGGTGACGCCATTGACGAGGGTCTCACCCTTTCGTCACCGAAATGGCCATAATACCCTTCCCTTCTTCTCTCACGCACGCTACCCTTCCTCACCAAACTTCTCTTTCTCccctctctctctcactctttcCATGGCCGCTTCACCCCAGTCTTCCGCTCCG GCTGTGTCGCGTGGTGATGCCAACATCGACAAAGATGGTGTATTTCAATTGATTCAAGAACATCAG GAAAAAGCTGCTAGACTTTCTCCAGTTGAGGAAATTCGAACTGTCCTTGATCGTAGCGTTCGCGGGATGCTCTCTACATTCTCCAAG AAGTTCGATGGCTATCCATCAGGATCTATGGTTGACTTTGCATGTGATGCAAATGGATATCCTATATTAGCCGTGAGCGATCTGGCAGTTCATTCCAAG GACCTAACTGCCAATCCTAAATGCTCATTACTTGTGGCTAGAGATCCTGAAGATAGGACTGATTTAGTGATTACTTTACACGGTGATGCTATCACT GTACCTGAAAAGGATAAAGAAGCTGTTCGAGCTGCATATTTGGCAAGACATCCCAATGCATTTTGG GTTGACTTTGGAGACTTCAAATTCTTGCGCATTGAACCGAAAGTTGTACGATTTGTGTCAGGTGTTGCCACAGCTTTGTTAGGATCAGGAG AGTTTACTGGAGATGAGTATAAATCTGCAAAAGTTGACCCCATAGCTCAATTTTCCAAGCCAGTGGCG TCTCATATGAACAAAGATCATGCTGACGATAACAAAGTGATTGTGCAGCATTGGACCTCAGTTCCA GTGGACTTTGCATACCTTCTAGATTTGGATAGTCTTGGTTTCAATGTTAAG GCTGGTTATCAGGGTGATACTTTCAAGCTTCGTGTACCTTTCCCTCGACGTGCAGAAGATAGAAA GGATGTGAAGACTCTCATTGTTGAGATGCTTCAAGCTGCCGGGCCTAAGGCTGAATGA
- the LOC108326783 gene encoding uncharacterized protein LOC108326783 has translation METEERNQKGCKGSEPEFFLQWGHRKRLRCVRVKDPRISTRLNGGIRRKLGSTLDHRSGVSGVTVAEKESSHNHHQQPSRLTRNSDGAILRSLVGETRKSASPEKEDRYYTTRGSAEESGKVAGDGNNGEERALVWPKLYITLSSKEKEEDFLAMKGCKLPQRPKKRAKLIQRSLLLVSPGAWLTDMCQERYEVREKKSNKKRPRGLKAMGSMESDSE, from the exons ATGGAGACCGAAGAGAGGAACCAGAAAGGGTGCAAGGGTTCGGAGCCAGAGTTTTTCTTGCAGTGGGGGCACAGGAAGCGGCTGAGATGTGTGAGGGTGAAGGACCCTCGGATTTCAACGAGGCTCAACGGTGGAATCAGAAGGAAACTTGGTTCTACACTGGATCATCGTTCTGGGGTCTCTGGGGTCACTGTGGCCGAGAAAGAATCCTCTCATAATCATCATCAACAACCCAGTCGCCTCACGAG GAATTCCGATGGGGCGATTCTCCGGTCGTTGGTCGGCGAGACCAGGAAATCAGCGTCGCCTGAGAAGGAGGACCGGTACTACACGACGAGGGGTTCGGCGGAGGAGAGCGGAAAAGTAGCCGGCGACGGTAACAACGGCGAGGAACGAGCCCTAGTGTGGCCGAAGCTTTACATCACTCTTTCAAGCAAGGAGAAAGAGGAAGATTTTCTGGCCATGAAGGGTTGCAAGCTTCCTCAGCGACCCAAAAAGAGGGCGAAACTCATCCAAAGAAGCTTACTT TTGGTGAGCCCTGGTGCGTGGTTGACTGATATGTGCCAAGAGAGATATGAAGTGAGGGAGAAGAAAAGTAACAAGAAG AGACCAAGAGGGTTGAAGGCCATGGGAAGCATGGAGAGTGATTCTGAATGA
- the LOC108329746 gene encoding adenylyl-sulfate kinase 3 isoform X2 produces MATLSNSTNIFWQDCQIGRAERQKLLNQKGCVVWITGLSGSGKSTLACSLSRELYSRGKLSYVLDGDNLRHGLNKDLGFRAEERTENIRRTGEVAKLFADAGLICVASLISPYRRDRDTCRSMLPDANFIEVFMNMPLELCESRDPKGLYKLARAGKIRGVCFSRKGFVLPV; encoded by the exons ATGGCAACTCTGAGCAATTCAACAAATATCTTTTGGCAAGATTGTCAAATAGGCAGGGCTGAAAGGCAGAAGCTACTTAACCAAAAGGGATGTGTTGTATGGATTACTGGACTCAGCGGATCAG GAAAAAGCACATTGGCATGTTCCCTAAGCAGAGAACTGTATTCAAGGGGAAAGTTATCTTATGTCCTTGATGGAGATAACCTTCGGCATGGACTAAACAAAGATCTTGGTTTTAGAGCTGAAGAACGCACTGAAAACATTCGCAGGACTG gAGAAGTGGCAAAACTCTTTGCTGATGCTGGTTTGATATGTGTTGCCAGTCTGATATCTCCTTACAGAAGAGATCGAGACACTTGCCGATCCATGTTACCTGATGCGAATTTTATTGAG GTTTTCATGAACATGCCCCTAGAATTGTGCGAGTCACGAGATCCAAAAGGCCTCTATAAGCTTGCTCGCGCGGGCAAAATCAGAGGTGTGTGTTTCTCTCGCAAAGGCTTTGTCCTACCTGTCTAA